The sequence below is a genomic window from Actinokineospora baliensis.
TCACTGACCTAACCCACCCAGACCCCCACCTCGTCATAGCCACCCCCACCGACCCCGCCGACTGGGCCGCCCGCGTCGTCATCGGTCCCGCTGTGCCCCCTCAAGACGCCTGCCGCTCGTTGCGGGTGGCTCAGCGGGCACTCGCGCTCGTGCACCGCGGCATCCTCCCCGCAGGTCAGGTGATCCGGTGCGACGACCACCTGGTCACCCTCCTGCTGTTCGCCGATGAGGCCCTCGTCCACCAGATCGCCAGGCCCGTGGTCGACGCTCTCGCGCGTCTCACCGACAAGCAGCGGGACCGGGTCGCCGGGACGTTGCGGGTGTGGTTGGACACCCGGGGCGACATCGCCGAGGCGGCGGGCAGGTTGGGGGTGCACCCGCAGACGGTGCGGTACCGGATGAACCACCTCGACGCGCTGCTCGGGGAGCGCCTGGCGGATCCGGAGCAGCGCTTCCTGCTGGAGCTGACCGCCGGGGTCTGGGGAAAGGGTGATGCCCCCGCCTGACGGTTCAGGCGGGGGCATCGGGTCGGACCAGACCGGACCGGGGACTAGAAGGTGAGCTTCCAGCTGTTGATGTAGCCGGTGTCCTGGCGGTAGGTGTCCTGGACCTTGAGCTTCCAGGTCCCGTTGGCCACCTCGGTCGAGGCGTTGACCGTGTAGGTCGCGACGACGTTGTCCGCCGAGTCGCTGGTGGACGAGTTCTTCAACCGGTAGGTCGACCCGTCCGGTGCCACCAGGTCGATGAGCAGGTCACCGCGGTAGGTGTGCACGATGTTGACGTCGACCTTGAGCGTCGCCGGGGCGTTGCCGGAGATGCCCGACACCGCGATGTCGCTGGTGACGGCGGCGCCCGCGTCCGGGATCTGCACGTCGTTGGTGTTCTCGAAGGTGCGGCCAGACGGCGGGTTCGTCGTCGTGGTCGGCGGGGTCGTGGTGGTGGGCGGGGTGCCGCCCAGCTCCGAGGCCTTCGCCGCGATGGCCGAGGACAGCGCGCTCACCTCGGCGTACACGCCGGGGTAGTTCGGCCGGGCGCAGCCCTGGCCGTAGGAGACGATGCCGACCTGCACCCAGTTGTTGGCGTTGTCGCGCCGGAACATCGGGCCGCCGGAGTCGCCCTGGCAGGTGTCGGTGCCGCCCTGGGTGTAGCCCGCGCAGATCTCCACCGCGGCCTTCATGCTCGGGTAGGCCGACTTGCAGGTGGCGTCCGACACGAACGGCACCTGTGCCTTGAGCAGGTACCGCTGCTGCGCGCCGCCCTCGGACGCCGCGCCCCAGCCCGCGATGGTGAAGGTGCCGGAGTCGTAGGCGGTGGTGGTCGCGATGGGCAGCAGCGCCGCGCCGGTGATCGGGCTCGACAGCTGGATCAGCGCCCAGTCACCGCCCGCGGAGCCGGAGTAGCCCGGGTTGCGGTAAACGTACTTCGACGTCCTGGTGACCCGGCCGGAGTCCTGCAGGTCGACCACGCCGTAGGTGGCGGTGATGCCGGTGTTGTTGCCGGTGCTGTTCACGCAGTGCGCCGCGGTCAGCACGAGGCTCTCCGAGTACATGGCGCCACCGCAGCCCATCGACAGCCGCACCATCCAGGGGAACTCCCCCTGGGTGGCGCGGGTGCCGCCGACGACCTGCGGGCTCATGTCGGTGGGCGGCTGGGCTGCCGGGGCGGCGGCGAGTGCCTGACCCGCCACCGCGGCGGCCGCGGCCACCGTGCCCACCGCGAGCACCAGCGCCTTCTGGAGCTTGGTGATCCTCTTCAACGGTCTTTCCTCTCGTGTCCACACAGCACGGGCCCGTGCTGTAGCAGGGCGTGGAATCCGGGGGACGGCTAGAAGGTGAGCTTCCAGCTGTCGATGTAGCCGGTGTCGGACCGGTAGGTGTCCTGGGCGCGCAGCTTCCAGGTGCCGTTCGCGACCTCGGTGGAGGCGTTCACCGTGTAGGTCGCGATGATGTTGTCCGCCGAGTCGCTGGTGCTGGAGTTCTTCAGCCGGTAGGTCGACCCGTCCGGGGCGACCAGGTCCAGCACCACGTCACCGCGGTAGGTGTGCTTGACGTCCACGTCGACCTTGAGCGCGGCAGGGGCGTTGCCG
It includes:
- a CDS encoding proprotein convertase P-domain-containing protein encodes the protein MLHLLDYSDCPPRATGGTCGTTPPDPGGKVFENTADVQIPDAGAAVTSDVTVTGVSGNAPAALKVDVDVKHTYRGDVVLDLVAPDGSTYRLKNSSTSDSADNIIATYTVNASTEVANGTWKLRAQDTYRSDTGYIDSWKLTF
- a CDS encoding proprotein convertase P-domain-containing protein yields the protein MQIPDAGAAVTSDIAVSGISGNAPATLKVDVNIVHTYRGDLLIDLVAPDGSTYRLKNSSTSDSADNVVATYTVNASTEVANGTWKLKVQDTYRQDTGYINSWKLTF